The following proteins come from a genomic window of Paenibacillus swuensis:
- the udk gene encoding uridine kinase has product MLIIGIAGGTGSGKTSVARSIMDKMGNNDAVLISQDSYYLDHAELTMEEREQINYDHPNAFDNELLLKHLSALRSGQSVDIPVYDFTVHARSTATELVEPKQVVLVEGLHVLSDENLRSGLDIKVFVDTDADIRILRRVVRDIQERGRSLQSVVDQYMMTVKPMHDAFIEPSKKHADIIIPEGAENQIGISMLTTLTDRYRKHGKL; this is encoded by the coding sequence ATGTTAATTATTGGGATTGCAGGCGGCACCGGATCGGGTAAAACCTCGGTTGCGCGCTCCATTATGGATAAAATGGGAAATAACGACGCCGTTCTTATTTCTCAAGACAGTTACTATCTGGACCATGCTGAACTTACCATGGAAGAACGGGAACAAATCAATTATGACCACCCAAATGCGTTTGACAATGAATTGTTGTTGAAGCATTTATCCGCCTTGCGAAGCGGTCAAAGCGTTGATATTCCGGTATATGACTTTACCGTTCATGCCCGGTCTACGGCGACGGAGCTTGTGGAACCTAAACAGGTAGTTTTGGTTGAGGGTCTTCATGTCCTATCCGACGAAAACCTTCGTTCCGGCTTGGATATCAAGGTATTTGTGGATACGGATGCGGACATCCGAATTCTTCGCAGGGTCGTGCGCGACATTCAAGAACGCGGACGGTCATTGCAATCGGTGGTGGATCAATACATGATGACGGTGAAACCGATGCATGACGCTTTTATTGAGCCCTCCAAGAAACATGCGGATATTATCATCCCGGAAGGGGCCGAGAACCAAATCGGCATATCCATGTTAACCACCCTTACGGATCGATATCGTAAGCATGGCAAGCTTTAA
- a CDS encoding MFS transporter: MEADKKWDLASVASIPLIMTLGNSMLIPVLPAIRTRLGITSLQVSLLITVYSAVAILLIPIAGYLSDRYGRKAVIIPSLIAAGLGGLVSGLASWWIDEPYAMILAGRVLQGIGAAGAAPIVLPLIGDLFKREKDVSQGLGIVETSNTLGKVLSPILGSFLASFLWYLPFLFIPVFCVISILMVLFLVKSPEKEPGKPVKLKSFLASVRYIFTEKGRWLYAIFAIGGICMFVIFGTLFYLSDELEAVYGIKGVLKGVVLAIPLAALCVSSFFTGRKIGQNKILMKWLTFIGTAVLTGAVFACGFLVHSVPWIIALLCISGLGMGLVLPSLDAFITEGIDKKQRGTITSLYSSMRFIGVAIGPPAVSILLNVSKHAMFYTVSGACLFAAIIAMFAIHPNKGALKSDKSKGRKKMRIRIGS; this comes from the coding sequence ATGGAAGCGGACAAAAAATGGGACCTGGCATCCGTCGCCTCGATCCCGCTTATCATGACTCTGGGCAATTCCATGCTCATTCCGGTACTGCCGGCCATTCGTACCCGTCTGGGCATTACTTCCTTGCAAGTAAGTCTGCTCATCACGGTGTATTCTGCCGTGGCTATTTTGTTAATTCCGATTGCGGGATATTTATCTGATCGATATGGTCGTAAGGCTGTCATCATTCCAAGTTTGATCGCTGCAGGGTTAGGCGGGCTTGTGTCAGGTTTGGCCAGTTGGTGGATCGATGAGCCATATGCGATGATTCTGGCAGGGAGGGTGCTTCAAGGAATCGGTGCGGCAGGCGCGGCGCCCATTGTGTTACCTTTAATCGGAGATTTGTTTAAAAGGGAGAAGGATGTCAGTCAGGGATTAGGTATTGTGGAGACATCGAACACCTTGGGTAAGGTCCTGAGTCCCATCCTGGGTTCCTTTCTTGCCTCGTTCTTATGGTATTTGCCTTTTCTGTTCATTCCCGTATTTTGTGTAATCTCGATCCTGATGGTGCTCTTTCTGGTGAAGTCTCCGGAAAAGGAGCCGGGTAAACCCGTGAAGCTAAAGTCATTTCTGGCCTCCGTTCGCTACATATTTACTGAAAAAGGGCGCTGGCTTTACGCAATCTTCGCCATTGGCGGCATATGTATGTTTGTTATTTTTGGCACGCTGTTTTATTTATCGGATGAGTTGGAGGCGGTGTATGGCATTAAAGGGGTGCTTAAAGGTGTTGTACTTGCGATTCCCTTGGCCGCATTATGTGTGTCTTCTTTCTTTACAGGCCGAAAAATAGGGCAAAACAAAATTCTCATGAAATGGCTCACTTTCATCGGTACCGCCGTGTTGACCGGAGCGGTATTCGCCTGCGGATTTCTGGTCCATTCCGTACCATGGATCATCGCGTTGTTATGTATTTCGGGACTGGGGATGGGGTTGGTACTGCCTAGCTTAGACGCGTTTATTACAGAGGGAATAGATAAGAAACAACGAGGCACGATTACATCCCTTTACAGCTCGATGCGATTTATCGGCGTTGCGATCGGTCCGCCTGCGGTTTCTATTTTGCTTAATGTTTCAAAACATGCCATGTTCTACACCGTTTCAGGAGCATGTCTGTTTGCGGCTATTATCGCCATGTTTGCCATTCACCCCAACAAGGGGGCTCTGAAATCGGACAAAAGCAAGGGAAGAAAGAAGATGCGCATTCGAATCGGATCATGA
- a CDS encoding ammonium transporter: MTIEQLAGGLDTVWVVLTAAMILLMEGGFALLEAGFVRQKNAVSIIMKVFVDITFGALIFFAFGFAFMYGKDAGGLIGTSGFLLNGDLSHIQYMISHETYWLFQCAFVIAVISIVSGAVAERINFKAYILYTIAMTGLIYPIAGHWVWGIGGWLGKLGMIDFAGSAVIHALGGFSALAATIVIGPRIGKFNTDGSANIVPPSNLPLASVGAFILWFGWFGFNSGSTLSAANFYEAIGHIAVTTMLAASAGGATCILFTMLRYRKSDPPMVINGALAGLVGITAGCAYVSDVAAILIGAICGVAMVFATEALERRGIDDPVGAFAVHGISGSIGTLAVGLFAIPEFTAKFGLDTAGLLYGGGWQLLGAQALGLVVVSAWGFGLTWLALKAIAAIVPVRVTADEELVGLDVGIHGVPAYSQEDDFIDLSKMIGK, from the coding sequence ATGACCATCGAACAACTTGCCGGCGGCCTGGATACGGTCTGGGTCGTATTGACAGCGGCCATGATCTTGCTCATGGAGGGCGGATTCGCGTTGCTGGAGGCTGGTTTCGTCAGGCAGAAGAATGCGGTAAGCATCATAATGAAAGTGTTTGTGGATATTACGTTTGGAGCTTTAATTTTCTTCGCTTTTGGATTTGCTTTCATGTACGGCAAGGATGCCGGAGGTCTGATCGGAACAAGCGGTTTTCTGCTGAATGGTGACCTGAGTCATATTCAATATATGATTTCGCATGAAACCTATTGGTTGTTTCAATGCGCGTTTGTCATTGCTGTCATATCCATAGTGTCAGGCGCGGTGGCTGAACGAATTAACTTTAAGGCTTATATTCTGTATACAATCGCAATGACCGGACTCATTTATCCGATTGCGGGTCACTGGGTATGGGGAATCGGCGGCTGGCTCGGAAAGCTGGGGATGATTGACTTCGCGGGTTCCGCGGTTATTCATGCTTTAGGCGGTTTCTCCGCTTTGGCGGCAACCATCGTCATAGGACCGCGGATCGGTAAATTTAACACGGATGGTTCCGCGAACATTGTGCCGCCTTCTAATTTACCTTTGGCATCTGTGGGGGCGTTCATTCTTTGGTTTGGCTGGTTTGGGTTCAATTCGGGGAGCACCTTGAGCGCTGCCAATTTCTATGAAGCGATTGGCCACATTGCGGTAACAACGATGTTGGCTGCCTCGGCAGGGGGTGCGACATGTATATTATTCACCATGCTGCGCTATCGCAAATCCGACCCGCCGATGGTCATTAACGGCGCGTTGGCGGGTCTAGTGGGGATTACCGCGGGATGCGCGTACGTGTCCGATGTAGCGGCGATTCTGATTGGCGCGATCTGCGGCGTGGCGATGGTGTTCGCCACGGAGGCATTGGAGCGCCGGGGCATCGACGACCCTGTCGGCGCTTTCGCGGTACATGGCATTAGCGGCAGTATAGGCACGCTTGCCGTGGGTTTGTTCGCCATACCGGAATTCACCGCCAAGTTCGGGTTGGATACGGCCGGATTGTTGTATGGCGGGGGATGGCAGCTCCTCGGCGCGCAGGCACTCGGTCTTGTGGTGGTTAGCGCTTGGGGCTTCGGTCTGACCTGGTTAGCGCTTAAGGCGATTGCCGCCATCGTGCCGGTGCGTGTCACAGCCGACGAGGAGTTGGTCGGCCTGGATGTTGGTATTCATGGCGTGCCGGCTTACAGCCAAGAAGACGATTTTATCGATTTGTCGAAGATGATCGGGAAATGA
- a CDS encoding anti-sigma factor: MREQDKKPCDDLELYVIDGLDESDKAAFLKHLSTCNECKNGLQELQSIVDLLPYAAPEVEVPSGMRARIMSNVLGESFTAGDTEQTKGTEPAPPETVIKPASPASLTREQQAVVEKVQVLKENVSPSRPKRYDWKSVANIGLVAAVAISCFYNIKFSNEINRLQPIADGLNSPIQGAKTNEVVTLNPAAEGLVAKGLATIMINSKGTHLIVSAENLPELQTEEAFQVWLIKGDKVVNAGTFQSRKGSGAIFFTLEPAVPDYDQIAITLEPDAYGDLPRGKAILAADI, translated from the coding sequence ATGAGAGAGCAGGATAAGAAGCCTTGTGACGATTTGGAGTTGTATGTGATTGATGGGTTGGATGAAAGCGATAAAGCTGCTTTTTTGAAACATCTATCAACCTGCAATGAATGCAAGAATGGATTACAGGAATTGCAGAGTATTGTAGATCTCTTGCCTTACGCTGCTCCAGAAGTGGAAGTGCCCTCCGGCATGCGCGCAAGGATCATGAGCAATGTGCTTGGAGAATCCTTTACTGCAGGTGACACGGAACAGACAAAAGGAACAGAGCCAGCGCCACCTGAAACGGTGATTAAACCGGCATCTCCTGCTTCTCTTACTAGGGAACAGCAGGCTGTGGTTGAGAAGGTGCAGGTTCTGAAAGAAAATGTCAGTCCATCCCGACCAAAACGTTATGATTGGAAAAGTGTAGCGAATATCGGATTGGTGGCGGCGGTGGCAATTTCCTGCTTCTATAACATTAAATTTTCTAATGAAATCAACCGGCTTCAGCCCATCGCGGACGGACTAAATTCGCCTATTCAAGGGGCCAAAACGAATGAAGTTGTAACGTTGAATCCCGCTGCGGAAGGCTTGGTTGCCAAAGGGTTAGCAACGATCATGATTAATTCCAAGGGTACACATTTGATTGTATCGGCCGAGAATTTACCGGAGTTGCAAACGGAAGAGGCGTTCCAGGTTTGGCTCATTAAAGGAGATAAAGTAGTGAATGCAGGTACATTCCAATCCCGGAAGGGCAGTGGGGCTATCTTCTTTACTCTGGAACCGGCTGTGCCTGATTATGATCAAATCGCGATTACACTGGAACCTGATGCTTATGGAGATTTGCCGCGTGGAAAAGCGATTTTAGCAGCTGATATTTAA
- a CDS encoding RNA polymerase sigma factor, with translation MIDRLADTDLLERIAAKDAEALQQLYDRYEKPVYAFAYRMVKDAMQAEEIVQELFFRIWNAAEHYDPAQGKWTTWMFTLTRNIAIDGLRKKENRTVKQMTEPEKLQQYADRNTNTEAEIENKLIGEEVRAALQSLNKDQQQVIEMIYFGGYTQQEVSSQQEIPLGTVKSRVRLAIKQLKQILTSGGKEEAWK, from the coding sequence ATGATTGATAGATTAGCCGATACGGACCTTCTGGAGCGGATTGCCGCGAAAGACGCGGAAGCGCTGCAGCAGCTGTATGATCGCTATGAGAAGCCGGTATACGCTTTTGCTTATCGTATGGTGAAAGACGCGATGCAGGCGGAGGAGATCGTACAAGAATTGTTTTTCCGTATCTGGAACGCAGCTGAGCATTATGATCCTGCCCAAGGCAAATGGACGACATGGATGTTTACTTTAACCCGTAATATTGCCATTGACGGACTACGTAAGAAAGAAAACCGTACCGTTAAACAGATGACTGAACCGGAGAAATTACAACAATACGCCGACCGCAATACGAACACGGAAGCGGAAATCGAGAATAAATTGATAGGCGAAGAGGTGCGGGCGGCGCTGCAGTCTCTCAACAAAGACCAACAGCAGGTGATTGAAATGATTTACTTTGGGGGCTACACGCAGCAGGAGGTTTCCAGTCAACAGGAAATTCCACTGGGGACCGTCAAGAGCAGGGTGCGGTTGGCGATTAAGCAACTGAAACAGATTCTTACCAGCGGTGGAAAGGAGGAGGCATGGAAATGA